GGATCACAAAACCCCAACAACTAAAGCTCCCGATCAAGGCGCTTTTGATCAAGGCGAAAATGAAATTGATCGCGAAATCACTCAGACAATTCGCCAAATGCTTATGGCTGATCGGGAATTATCTGTTGAAGCCAAAAATGTGACCATTATTACTAAAAATGGCGCAGTCACACTAAGAGGTGTTGTAGCTACAGCAATGGAAAAAAAAGACATTGCAGATAAGGCTCAAGCCACTGCGGGAGTAAAAAATGTGAAAAATGAACTAGTCGTTTCTCAATAAATGGAGGAGGATTAAATGAAAAAAGCTGTTTTTGGCATCATAAAAACTGAGCCAGAGGCTCAAAAAGTGGTCAATCAACTTGAGTCAGCGGGTTTTTCAACCTCAGATATTTCGGTTATTTTTTCAGAAAAATTAAAACGAGAGGGTAGCGGGATTCTGAATGCTGAGAAAAGCACAGCAGCCACAACAAGTGAATTTGGCTATGAAAAACATTCTAAAGCCCCTGAAGGAGCCAGTACCGCAGCAACAGCAGGGGGAGTGTTAGGGGGTTCTCTTGGTTTGCTTGCTGGGATTGGAGCTATTTCGATTCCTGGTTTAGGAGCCTTTATTGCTGCGGGACCTCTCATGGCCGCTTTAGGAGGATCCGCTATTGGGGGAAGCTTAGGCCTTTTCATCGGCACCCTAGTGGGCATGGGAATTCCAGAATACGAAGCTAAACTGTACCAGGATAGCTTAAATGCGGGAAAATACCTCATTAGCGTTCATATCGAAAATAATGATGAGCTTAACAAGGCTATTGAAATCTTGCGCGCCGAAGACGTTAAGGATATCTCTAGCTCCATGGAAAAAAGCTCAAGTGATTAATTAAGGAGGCAGCGTATGTCTAGAGAAGATTTTATGGATTTGTTTATTGATGAGCTTAATGATATCTACAGTGCCGAGACTCAACTTGTCAAGGCATTACCAAAAATGGTTGATGCAGCTTCTTCACCGGATCTAAAAAATGCATTTGAAGCCCACTTAAAAGAAACGCGCAAGCAAGTAGAGCGGCTGGAAAAAGTCTTCACAGCTCTTGGTGAAAAAATGGGCCGTGAAACATGTGAAGCTATGAAAGGGTTGGCTCTTGAATGTGAGCAGGTCGTACAGCTTTACCCTCAATCTGCTTTAAGAGATGCTGCTTTGATTGTAAGTGCACAAAAAATTGAACATTATGAAATTGCAACATATGGCGCATTATGTACTTTTGCCCAAGAACTTGATTTAGATGATATTCAAGAGCTCTTAGGCGAAACTCTCGATGAAGAAAAATCTGCAGATGAAAAGCTGACAGGGATTGCTGAAGGTGGTCTTCTTTCAGCAGGGATTAACCAAAAAGCTCTCGACCGTTAAACGAGGCTAATATGAGTTTAGGGCTACTGCTTTTAGTCATTTTAATTTTATTATTCGTTGGGGCTTTTCCTGCTTGGCCATACAGCAGGGCATGGGGGTATGGCCCATCGGGTATTTTGGCAATTGTCCTTATCATGTTTCTTTTGCTGGTCCTATCTGGTCGCGTTGTTATTTGAAGACACAAGACTGGCTTGCCTTCTTCTTATTACTAAAGGAATGGCTTCTTTTATTGAGATCCATTCCTTGATCAGGTAATGTAGAAGGCAAGTTCTTTTAAAAAGTTTTTTCATGGATACCCTTGACACCCTCTTAAATTCTTCTTTAGAGGCAAATGACTTGCAGTATATTGTCATTAGCCATCCAAAAATAAAAACCAAACAAACCCCACAGAAGATTACCATCCGTCCAGTTGTAATTAAAAAAACTAAAATGTTTCAAATGACGGAGCAAGTAGGCCCCAAAGCTTTGCATGGGAATGGGGACAAGCAAACCTGTAAAAATAAGTTGATCAACTGGCTGAAAAATTTTCGAGAAGCCCACTTTTTCGTCGGAAATCAGGATCATCATCTTTGGTTCAATAAGAAAGGTTCCATGTCTATTAAAACTACTTTAACGACTATTAAAGATCACACCTCTTCTCATAATCGTGAAAAAAACTATTTATTAAAAGAAGGTATAGCCTATC
This genomic stretch from Chlamydiales bacterium STE3 harbors:
- a CDS encoding Protein YciF (Product derived from UniProtKB/Swiss-Prot:P21362;Gene name derived from UniProtKB/Swiss-Prot:P21362), encoding MSREDFMDLFIDELNDIYSAETQLVKALPKMVDAASSPDLKNAFEAHLKETRKQVERLEKVFTALGEKMGRETCEAMKGLALECEQVVQLYPQSALRDAALIVSAQKIEHYEIATYGALCTFAQELDLDDIQELLGETLDEEKSADEKLTGIAEGGLLSAGINQKALDR
- a CDS encoding putative hyperosmotically inducible periplasmic protein (Product derived from UniProtKB/Trembl:Q6MC04;Gene name derived from UniProtKB/Trembl:Q6MC04), producing the protein MLKQFFIYSLLSLALFGCNMDHKTPTTKAPDQGAFDQGENEIDREITQTIRQMLMADRELSVEAKNVTIITKNGAVTLRGVVATAMEKKDIADKAQATAGVKNVKNELVVSQ
- a CDS encoding Uncharacterized protein (Product derived from UniProtKB/Trembl:D1R7X2) — protein: MKKAVFGIIKTEPEAQKVVNQLESAGFSTSDISVIFSEKLKREGSGILNAEKSTAATTSEFGYEKHSKAPEGASTAATAGGVLGGSLGLLAGIGAISIPGLGAFIAAGPLMAALGGSAIGGSLGLFIGTLVGMGIPEYEAKLYQDSLNAGKYLISVHIENNDELNKAIEILRAEDVKDISSSMEKSSSD